The segment ATTCTCAGTTCCTGTTCTacttcccaacgtcaacgactccGATTCCTCGGACTGTGTCTTGTTTTCTTCAATCATTAGTTTTTGTTGGTGATTTTGATGATGTCTAGAACTACTTCCCTTTTCACTACTCTCATGATCCGGCAGTGGTGTCAACGCGCCACCGTTACCTCTCAAAACTTGCTCGACACCCAGTTGACAAAACCGCCACCTCCCAGTCCACAAAAGCCCCACTGCTCCATTCACCGGATTTATAGTCCTTCCAACAGCTTCATACATAAGTGACTGGAACAAACCTGTTCAATGATTGAATAACTCATATTCTATAAAGCATGCACACCAGAAACACATAAATATATTGCTCTGTTGTCAATACAGCGTGTCTATTCATGATGAAGAAAACAAACTATTTTTAGATTCTTTTTTTAGTGTGTTAATCTATGACATGCAGAAAGCTTATTAAGCTTCAACTTAAAGGGATGCATTAGAATATTAGAAATGTTAGTGTTTCCCGAATCATATTTGTTTAGTAATCTTATTCGGTTGACGGTGTGTTGACTGTTCTTCAATAATATTTAACTTACATTGGTAGTATAAATTAGTAGTCCTAGTAGTCTGCATCTAAACCACACATCATATCGATGTAGTATCAATTAATAAGCTAAGAGTGTGTTTGAAAATACAGTGCATTCCTTTCACCAGGCAGCAGAACTGAAGCTTCAATAAGTAGCTTTTAGAGTCACCTTGATTTCACATTTGACAGCAGCATTTTAGgctaggggtgttcattggtttgggtaaatccgaaccaaaccagaatccgaaccaaaccatagtgtttgggttggatattttttcagttcggataagaaccgaaccaaaccaatgaaatccaatgacaatcggttcgggcatcggattttcaattttctacccgcaagcccaacccaaaccaaccaagcattcaaattcaataagaaaaaaataaaatgttgtgtgtggacaagttatgctattttaatttgttattagaaaattgatagtgtaatatgataaatgaacataaagttatgaaacacattcattatcatattAATTCAAGTGACTAGGTATAGATTCAAAAGTCTTAATcttaaatatttttcttgttagatatttttaaatctattagagaaaaatttctaatataatatttaaatttgaacactattaatattatattttttataatattatgaaaaattaatttttgtaaataagttattttttaaaaatacttttgcattttttatctacccgatcaatccaacccaaaccaatTCGTTGTTTCTCGGATCGGTTCGGTTTGGACTTTATCGCAAAAATttgtaaatccaatccaaaccaatccatttaattttaatcggtttgggtatcggattctctcaaaaccgaaccaaaccggcccgcgaacacccctaattttagcaaaaagctccaaagcttcatatttttttaaaccttggtaatGGCTGAACaatggagaaagaagaagaaaatgtttttcaacaataggaaaatataaatataaagagtttcatgtttttttaattaattaaatagttatTTTATTGCCACCTATGTCAATGGGTTTATATGACATTGCCCAGTCAACAAGTGTGGTAAGAAGGAGTGGTAAATCCATGTTTTGGGTTTTATAAGAGgcgtttagtaaaaaaaaaatcttcaagggggccaaaccgaatctcgctatattggcaggaggtgaagtatattaaactcttaattttatattatgtgtttgatttaaaattaaaattataagctTTGTatagttatttaattttaattttaattatatgttCCAATTGTcaagttaaaataattaaaatggacATATACAATCttaaaattttgtataagtaaattaTAAAATGGAACATAGAAAGTTTATAAGCTTATTTTAATTGGAACATATTAtataaaattcaataattaaaattgtaatattattttataagactgttcataaaattttaaattaaataaattatttatattataagttccaatttatattattttaatttataaaattaaaaaaatagataactAAAATGAAATAGCtaaataatttatgaaattaagtttaagaataattattgaaattgatttcctttttaaaaatagaattttcTATCCATTTCATTTAATCAATCCAAGGGTCATTATTTGGCTGCATATATGGCTGCTGTTATACTGGCTGCCGAGATTCCGTATTCTGAGATACCCTGGTCTCGTGGTACCTCGTCCTTAAATAATCTTTATATGTGTAGTTCAAGTATTTAATATGTCATGGTTGCAAATTTGTGAAAGATTAGGTTAAGTTTGAAGGATAGTTTTCAAATTCCTTAATTACTAAGTATTAAATATTGAGGCGGGAAGTTGAATTACTAATTTaagaaacataaaaataaaaagaaatgaagaaGATAAAGTAGATTACATAAATAGACTGATTGATCGATCCATCATGTGTTATTGAAATTTATAAATTGTGGAATTTGTAGAGaaaattgttttatttgttggaaatccaccaaaaTCTATGGAGAATTTCTATCAATATTGATATATAAGATTGTTATCTCTACACATTAATAattgaaaaaagagaaaattaaggaagaaagaaaattagggtttgagaaaaTAAGGGGAGAAGATGACTATTTCTGCAGAGTAACTCTCTGCCCACAAATTGTGGAAAATCTTATTCACTTTGCAACTGCAAAATTCTGTGAAtatacttgaaccccagggtacagggttcaATTCCCACGAAAgacaaaaactctactagtgagggggtaGAGAAGTtcgtgaggtgacagtgccgggaacaccgaaggctcgggctgttacaaaaAAATGTGCCTTTTATGTAACACCCCGGACCCCTCGCAAGGCGCTCCCGACACTATTACctcacgaaaggcaaaaactctactagtgagggggtaGAGAACGAAAGGCAAAAACTATACTAGTGAGGGGGTAGAGAAGTTCGTGATgtgacagtgccgggaacgccgaaggctcgggctgttacaaaaAAAAGGTGCCTTTTTATGTAACAGCCCGGGCTCCTCGCAAGGCGCTctctaccccccccccccccctctctagtagagtttttgcctttcgtgggaatcgaaccatgtaccctagggttcaagtacatgttcattccattcctactaccacttgagctacgtAGCTCAATTGttagtgggaatggaatgaacatgtacttgaaccccagggtacagggttctATTCCCAcaaaaggcaaaaactctactagagCGCCTTGCGAGGAGCCTGGGCAGTTACATTATCGAAACGTGAAAATATCCTGAAATACTGATATCATGGTAACATTATAAGTCTCTTAATTATAGAAATTGATTTTGATAGTTTTTATGTCTTAGTCTTAGAATCACACCCCTAATAAATCCTTAAGTAGTTTATTCGAGCAGTCGACACCATCTTAAGCATACTCTACgtagggaagccgatgaatatcaGTGAATGATCctacaaatttaaaaatttaaaagttaggTGACCCTCGCCCGGTTATTTAATTTAACGGTTATAGAacctacaaaaataaaataacccATTGTTAGTTGGTTTAGAGGtatctggtgctgaacttggtagggcagATCATAATCCGATATCTCGCAACTGCAATTGGGTAAATAAAAGGGTTACCAAACTTATGTACCAGAACCCTGCGCAAAAAGATCATATTCACTAACCGATCACCTTACTATGAGTGTGTACGGATAACAGGCTTAATGTGATTACGTCTGAATGAAAAAGGACAGAAAATGGGATGAGTAAACTAGGATTTGGCATATTAACATGATGCGGATTAGTTTCGGTAAGAGAAAGACTTATGACCACAAAAATGTGGAATGTGTTACTATGATACCCTTGTTTCTATGACATAATAACTGTTGTTGTGACCTTGTTCAAAGTAAAGTCGTTAGACCcagaataattattttaatgatattgtttacttcattttttgcttgaggacaagcaaaggttcaagtgtgGGAGATTTTGATGAAACGCAAATACATCGTTTATTCGACTTGATTAATGCATGTTTTTTAGTTGTTTTGATTTGCATTTGCACTATTATGTTGGTATTTAGTTTGTTTTCCGTTACTTAGCCATTTAAGAGGCGTGTGTGAAGAAGCGAAGCAAAACAGGCGAAAAAACGAAAGAAATGGAGAAATTTTCAGACGAGACATTGTTCGACTATTTTGGCCATAACTCCTGATCCATAAATCAGAATGACgtcccgttcgaagcgttggaaagctaacgcagaGACCTACATCATGGGAAAAGTAAAAATTACGGGCACCATGTAGTGGTGGCGTGCGCTATCTTCCCAAAACATGGAAACTTCCATACTCCCACGATTTTCCATTTTGCAAAGGTGGCGGACGCCTAGCATGGGTGGCGGTTGCCGTCTGTGCAAATTCTCATCCCGCCCAAAAGGAGTTAGGGGAAACTCTTGTAAAACCATGCTTTGAAGTTCctctataaataggagttttcgtTTTATTTGCAAGCATCCAAGCTTAGTACAATCTAAGCCATATACTTCACCATTTGAAAGCTATAATCCTTCACATTAGGGGGTTATGGAAATCTTTCTTGTATCAAGTTTGGATCATTTACTTTGAAGTTATTTATCTTTCCTTCATTTACATTTTGTCGAAGTTTATTTCCGTTGTACCAGATTCAAGTCTCCGTTTGGAGCAGGCTCTtatttattatgtatttacaCTTTATTTATCTTGCCTTTACTTTCTGTCTTATATACCGCACTTATTTCTCTTTCTCCTATGTTTACTTTCGCACTTAAAACCATTTACGTTTTATTAAACATGTTTGGCTAATTTACTAGTGTTGGGATGTGAAGATCGTCAATAGACGATGCTCTACATGTTGTCACTTTAGGATTACCTTTATGGATGTTTTTTgtttaaacataatctttttgcACTTATTTTAATTTGCCTTTACGAAAGTTGGGGCAGTGAAAACGTCGGGTAAGATCAAAAGCTGTCCAACAAAGAGATTAAGATTGGTTtattttttgttatcaaatatcgCAAAAGCACTTTGTTAAATAATTAGGGAGTCTAATATTACTAGAAAgtgattttaaaactatttacgAAAGCGCGCCGTTTATTAGGTTTAAGATCCAGTTGTTTAGGTGAAATCCTTTAACCCTTTTAAGTTAAACTTTCCAGTTAAAAACACTTTTCAACTAGGTTAAGACTATGATTTCATAAAAATAGGTTCACCACTTTAACGCCACAGGCACTGTTCATATGTGACAAATGATTGGGTAGATTTAAAGATTCAACTCGGTTCGGAATTAGAAAGCGACAGTTCCTGTTAAATCAATTCTTTCAAAGTCAAAAACATTGCCCGATAGAAAATCTTAACAGAGACAATTAGAATATTGTTTGTTGATGTGAATTACATTCTAGTATTGTTATTCATCTGAATTCATTAAATTTATTTACTTCATCACTCTAActcttaaataattattttatttgcctTATATAAACACCATAACAATCAGTAACGATAGATTTTACtgttggtctctgtggttcgacaatattttatattactttGATAGCCTATGCACTTGTAGTTAAATTTTAGACTCACTAAATAGCCGATCATTGTTTTCTCCCTAAGTCAAAGCCCAAAACTTCAAAAGCGCAAAATAACTATTTTAGACCTAATTCAAAATCATGTGTGATGTAACCTGCTTTGACACTTCGACATCTCTAGAAAGTTAGACTAACTCGACACACCCTTCCTTCTGTCAAGCAACATGTTGCTTCGACAAAAGGAATTACAatcttaacacaccacctaattcattgtgtctaagctatctacattcatcattgctcttagtcttctgaatactTTGACCTGCACTCCTTTCGTCATGATGTTTGCAATGTAGTCTCAGTTCTGTAGTGTTCCAAgtttagctacctgctctcgaagataatggaacctcgTTTTGATGTGCTTGCTTCAACCATGTGCTATTGGATTCTTCGCCAGCTTGATAGTTGACATGTTGTTGATCTTCATGGTAGTTGTTCCATGATCTTTTCCTGAAATTTCTTGGACCAGATTCATCATCCATGTTACTTGACATGCACAAACAGGAGCAGTTATGTACTCTACTTCACACGATGATAGTGCTATTATTGGCTCTTTTCTCGAACTCTAAGCagctggtgcaccacctagcataaacacataacttgcagtggattttcgatcctcagcatcactacaccaacttgagTCAGTGTAACCCACTAACTTacattcttttctttcatcagCTACAAGAAACAAAAATCCATAGTCAATAGTTTCTTTCAAACACCTTAGTATCCTTTTCGTCGCTGCTAGGTgtgtgttagctggagatttcgattgaagaatATGTTTCttgaagaattagagttcgaagaaaaAATGGCTTCCAATGGCCATTCCTGAGAATAAATGGCTTTTTAATGGCCATTTTCGAGGATGTTATTTATagtgaagatgattgaaatcgaagctgaatcgagataagTTATCTTcaagacttaagcgtttttcgaaatacaagagtactgaagcttgtagtatttcgttgcattctcactaaagatcacgttgccacgtatcgaaagaggattcaggcggggggatttgaatttcgaaatatttTGTGTAACCGAACGAGGatagatggcgccccagggattcgaaacgcatgcatgtgagcaacatggcatttcgttagcgtgagaccgttagggtcgaattagtataaataagggtcttagtatcaggatccagtgtgttcattttgtacaaatcactcacaaatcactcaagtatcaagtgttaagagaaagagtttgctgagaaatgtacgtatgacaccacacttttaatatgtttgtatttctatttacagaatcaaaatatctttaagtttcctttactttttcgccTAGTCTTTCCTCTAATTCaagtttctttattttcttcgattagtctttacattcttgcactttacattcttgcactttacatttctgaaaTTTACATTTCTTTACATTTTCGTCAAAGTTCCACTTACGTTTATAACCAGTTTATGTTTCAGTTATGTACGttctttgttagtttattttgcaagttatttacatgttcaTACCATAACCAAGTTTTTGAAGCAAAAGAAtaacaaacatgaaccaaattatctcgaaagacaactatttgactatgtcctagggcTAATCTAGTCTATCCtgtgagtaaccaaagtatatttatagtttggaggactagcggttgtttaccggaaatcaccgtaaacaaattggcacgcccagtgggacagggTCAAACAGTTTGTCATTaatatgttgttttgtttttgtctagaatatatcaagaccttgtatgaaccttaggaacggtaaattaaccaatagTGCACAatcgattcctaaacgaaggtacaacaagaaaatgatcaattcgaccagtggaaggggaaatcaagatcccccacaagggtcaggaacagtagcagtAAGTACTACAAATGTGTCGACTTCTGTGTCAGGAGCGTAGGAGATACCCACTTCGATAGGGTCTGCGGCCATAAGTAGTTCTCAAGCCATGCCCGAAAATACGTCAGTGCCAACAGGGACAATGCCAGTCTCTAGTTCGACTACCGTGCCTCCCTTTACATGCACAACAGAAATACCACATTTTGCGGCAAATTTCGCAGGTCAACAACATACCCCaagaccatcatcatcatcattcgagGGTTGGAGACCTGGAAATCCTTATGGAATGCCATTATCATATATGGCAGGATTACATGGTGCAGAACCTACATATACTCAACCTAGTGCGGCGACATTTTCGCCTaacactggttcagtaggtcaAAGCGCACAGAATACAGGCCCATCGGGCCAAATGCCTCTCTTAACTACTTatagtcaagcagcatttaggcatgagatggatgcaagtaaccatgatatggtggGTATCCTCGCTCGAGAAATGGGTTCGATTTTTTCTCCCTTAATaacaaacattgccaggactaaccaggataatgtagaaacataccaaaaaatatcttcacaaataggtcgtatggcagatttctttggagccccTCAAACATCTACTAGGCGAAGAAATAATCAGTCTACCTATCGAGAAGGTGACCCAGTCTTAGAACCTGTTCAAAATGTAGTTCATCCACCTAGGCAAAGGCCCGTCGAAAGAAATCAAGTAATAGATTTAGAAAATCAGAACCGAAGGACCAATACAGGTCAACAAGAAGTTCTCGAGGAACAGCCTAGGCTAGTTGTAGTGAACAGGGACGAACATCCATATGAAGTATTacacagggttaggagagacaatatggcgacagaaaataacctaaccaccatgatagaaagaattatggccaataatggccttaatactggacttcgacgtccaaattacacttCCCCTGTAGCGGAGTATATTTTGCAAACTGAATtaccaaggggtaccaaagtacccaaatttacgaaattttcaggggatactagtgaatcgactgtggaacacatagcccgatacttgacagaggctggtgatttagcaggcaacgaaaacttgagaattaaatatttccctagttcgctaacaaaaaatgctttcacatggtttaccaccttacctccaaattccatagatgcttgggcacacttggagaggatgttccatgaacaattctatatgggccaaactaagataagtttgaaagagttggctagcattaagaggaaattcacggaacccatagatgattatttgaataggttccgtttgcTGAAGTCCAGATGCTTCACAGTTgttccagaacatgaattagtcgaaatggctgcaggcggtttagactattcaattagaaagaaattggatactcaatatttgagggatatggcccaactggcagatagagttctccaagtcgaacgattgaaagctgaaaaggccagagTAAACAAGaattataagaaggagagagtggCATATATTGAGGCTGAAGACGCCGAAGGCGAAGCCTTCGAAGATTCATATAGTTTCGAAGAAGTCAaaatagacttagctgaattaaaagaagcacccccTTATTCTTGTAAATTGCTCACCACTTCGAATGGAAAAAATCCTGTCGAGAATGACAAGAGTGATaaatttccaaagaaaacttacacttttgacgtcactaaatgtgacgaaatctttgatttactagtaaaagatggccagatgatagtgcctccaaattccaaagttcctccattggaacagcggaagaaacgaggtttttgcaaatatcatggttttttaggccataaaacctcacagtgctttcttttcagggatctaattcaaaatgctatcaaggatggacgtttgaagtcCGATG is part of the Vicia villosa cultivar HV-30 ecotype Madison, WI unplaced genomic scaffold, Vvil1.0 ctg.000966F_1_1, whole genome shotgun sequence genome and harbors:
- the LOC131632579 gene encoding LOB domain-containing protein 42-like → MDDESGPRNFRKRSWNNYHEDQQHVNYQAGEESNSTWLKQAHQNEVPLSSRAGLFQSLMYEAVGRTINPVNGAVGLLWTGRWRFCQLGVEQVLRGNGGALTPLPDHESSEKGSSSRHHQNHQQKLMIEENKTQSEESESLTLGSRTGTENYSYVYANSQTQTNQLLKLFL